Genomic segment of Alphaproteobacteria bacterium:
CCTTCCGCCGGCGGATGTATGCCGTCCCCCGCTTGAGAAGGCGCGTGCCAACGCGGATCGGCTCTGAGCGCCCGGTAGAGATCGAGATAGGGAACATCAAGCTCACGCGCGAGCGTCTCATAGGCGTCGTTGTATTTCGCAATCCGCTCGTTGCGAAAATCGTAGCCCAAGAGGCCCGAAGGATTGACCGGCTGTTTCGACTCCTCGCACGGCCATG
This window contains:
- a CDS encoding GDSL-type esterase/lipase family protein, producing WPCEESKQPVNPSGLLGYDFRNERIAKYNDAYETLARELDVPYLDLYRALRADPRWHAPSQAGDGIHPPAEGYSLVAEEIAAWSAWRKWLD